The following are from one region of the Erinaceus europaeus chromosome 22, mEriEur2.1, whole genome shotgun sequence genome:
- the MARK3 gene encoding MAP/microtubule affinity-regulating kinase 3 isoform X15: MKVLNHPNIVKLFEVIETDKTLYLIMEYASGGEVFDYLVAHGRMKEKEARTKFRQIVSAVQYCHQKRIVHRDLKAENLLLDADMNIKIADFGFSNEFTVGSKLDTFCGSPPYAAPELFQGKKYDGPEVDVWSLGVILYTLVSGSLPFDGQNLKELRERVLRGKYRIPFYMSTDCENLLKRFLVLNPIKRGTLEQIMKDRWINAGHEEDELKPFVEPALDITDQKRIDIMVGMGYSQEEIQESLSKLKYDEITATYLLLGRKSSELDASDSSSSSNLSLAKVRPSSDLNNSTGQSPHHKVQRSISSSQKQRRYSDHAGPAIPSVVAYPKRSQTSTVDGDLKEDGIPSRKSSSSTAAGKGIAPASPMLGNASNPNKADIPERKKSSTVPSSNTASGGMTRRNTYVCSERTAADRHSVIQNGKENSLTEMFAYAASPASICTTSSTCRLRHQKSMSMSASGHPKMTVDSEGDNLKAITIPDQRTPVASTHSISSAATPDRIRFPRGSASRSTFHGQPRERRTATYNGPPASPSLSHEATPLSQSRSRGSTNLFSKLTSKLTRRNMSFRFIKRLPTEYERNGRYEGSSRNVAAEQKDENKEAKPRSLRFTWSMKTTSSMDPGDMMREIRKVLDANNCDYEQRERFLLFCVHGDGHAENLVQWEMEVCKLPRLSLNGVRFKRISGTSIAFKNIASKIANELKL; the protein is encoded by the exons ATAGTGTCTGCAGTCCAGTATTGTCACCAAAAGAGGATTGTCCACAGAGATCTCAAG GCTGAAAATCTATTGTTAGATGCAGATATGAACATTAAAATAGCTGACTTTGGATTTAGTAACGAGTTTACTGTTGGCAGTAAACTGGATACGTTTTGTGGGAGCCCTCCTTATGCAGCTCCAGAACTTTTCCAAGGCAAGAAATACGATGGGCCAGAAGTGGATGTATGGAGCCTTGGTGTCATTCTTTATACCCTTGTCAGTGGGTCTCTCCCCTTCGATGGTCAAAACCTAAAg GAACTGAGAGAGAGAGTATTAAGAGGGAAATATAGGATCCCTTTCTACATGTCCACAGACTGTGAGAATCTTCTCAAACGTTTCCTGGTGCTAAATCCAATAAAGCGCGGCACACTTGAG CAAATCATGAAGGACAGGTGGATCAATGCAGGACATGAGGAAGATGAGCTGAAACCATTTGTGGAACCAGCCCTGGATATCACCGACCAAAAGAGAATAG ATATTATGGTGGGAATGGGATATTCACAAGAAGAAATTCAAGAATCTCTTAGTAAACTTAAATATGATGAAATCACAGCCACATATTTATTGTTGGGAAGAAAATCTTCAGAG cTGGATGCTAGTGATTCCAGTTCTAGCAGCAATCTTTCACTTGCTAAGGTTAGGCCAAGCAGTGACCTCAACAACAGTACTGGCCAGTCTCCTCACCACAAAGTTCAGAGAAGTATCTCTTCCAGCCAGAAGCAGAGGCGTTACAGTGACCACG CTGGACCAGCCATTCCTTCAGTTGTGGCATATCCAAAAAGGAGTCAGACCAGCACTGTTGATGGTGACCTCAAAGAAGATGGAATTCCCTCCCGAAAATCATCCAGCAGTACTGCTGCAGGAAAGGGAATTGCTCCAGCTAGCCCCATGCTTGGGAATGCGAGTAATCCTAACAAGGCAGATATTCCTGAACGAAAGAAAAGCTCTACTGTCCCTAGT AGCAACACTGCATCTGGTGGGATGACCCGACGGAATACTTATGTGTGCAGTGAGAGGACTGCAGCTGACAGGCACTCGGTGATTCAGAATGGCAAAGAAAACAG CCTGACAGAAATGTTCGCTTACGCAGCTAGCCCTGCCTCAATTTGTACCACATCTTCTACCTGTCGGCTGAGACATCAGAAGTCGATGTCCATGTCAGCCTCTGGCCACCCCAAGATGACAGTAGACAGTGAAGGAGATAACCTCAAGGCTAT CACTATTCCTGATCAGAGGACTCCGGTTGCTTCAACTCACAGTATTAGCAGTGCAGCCACCCCGGATCGAATCCGCTTCCCAAGAGGCTCTGCCAGCCGAAGCACTTTTCACGGGCAGCCCCGGGAACGGCGAACTGCAACTTACAATGGCCCCCCTGCCTCGCCGAGCCTGTCTCATGAAGCCACACCACTGTCACAGTCTCGAAGCCGAGGCTCCACTAATCTTTTCAGTAAATTGACTTCAAAACTCACACGGAG AAACATGTCATTCAGGTTTATCAAAAG GCTTCCAACTGAATATGAGAGGAACGGGAGATATGAGGGCTCAAG TCGCAATGTAGCTGCCGAGCAAAAGGATGAGAATAAGGAAGCCAAGCCTCGGTCTCTGCGCTTCACCTGGAGCATGAAAACCACAAGTTCCATGGACCCCGGTGACATGATGCGGGAAATCCGCAAAGTGCTGGACGCCAATAACTGCGACTACGAGCAGAGGGAGCGCTTCTTGCTCTTCTGCGTCCACGGCGACGGGCACGCAGAGAACCTCGTGCAGTGGGAGATGGAGGTTTGCAAGCTGCCAAGACTGTCTCTGAACGGAGTCCGGTTTAAGCGGATATCAGGGACATCCATAGCTTTCAAAAACATTGCTTCCAAGATTGCCAATGAGCTAAAGCTGTAA
- the MARK3 gene encoding MAP/microtubule affinity-regulating kinase 3 isoform X18: MKEKEARTKFRQIVSAVQYCHQKRIVHRDLKAENLLLDADMNIKIADFGFSNEFTVGSKLDTFCGSPPYAAPELFQGKKYDGPEVDVWSLGVILYTLVSGSLPFDGQNLKELRERVLRGKYRIPFYMSTDCENLLKRFLVLNPIKRGTLEQIMKDRWINAGHEEDELKPFVEPALDITDQKRIDIMVGMGYSQEEIQESLSKLKYDEITATYLLLGRKSSELDASDSSSSSNLSLAKVRPSSDLNNSTGQSPHHKVQRSISSSQKQRRYSDHAGPAIPSVVAYPKRSQTSTVDGDLKEDGIPSRKSSSSTAAGKGIAPASPMLGNASNPNKADIPERKKSSTVPSSNTASGGMTRRNTYVCSERTAADRHSVIQNGKENSLTEMFAYAASPASICTTSSTCRLRHQKSMSMSASGHPKMTVDSEGDNLKAITIPDQRTPVASTHSISSAATPDRIRFPRGSASRSTFHGQPRERRTATYNGPPASPSLSHEATPLSQSRSRGSTNLFSKLTSKLTRRNMSFRFIKRLPTEYERNGRYEGSSRNVAAEQKDENKEAKPRSLRFTWSMKTTSSMDPGDMMREIRKVLDANNCDYEQRERFLLFCVHGDGHAENLVQWEMEVCKLPRLSLNGVRFKRISGTSIAFKNIASKIANELKL; this comes from the exons ATAGTGTCTGCAGTCCAGTATTGTCACCAAAAGAGGATTGTCCACAGAGATCTCAAG GCTGAAAATCTATTGTTAGATGCAGATATGAACATTAAAATAGCTGACTTTGGATTTAGTAACGAGTTTACTGTTGGCAGTAAACTGGATACGTTTTGTGGGAGCCCTCCTTATGCAGCTCCAGAACTTTTCCAAGGCAAGAAATACGATGGGCCAGAAGTGGATGTATGGAGCCTTGGTGTCATTCTTTATACCCTTGTCAGTGGGTCTCTCCCCTTCGATGGTCAAAACCTAAAg GAACTGAGAGAGAGAGTATTAAGAGGGAAATATAGGATCCCTTTCTACATGTCCACAGACTGTGAGAATCTTCTCAAACGTTTCCTGGTGCTAAATCCAATAAAGCGCGGCACACTTGAG CAAATCATGAAGGACAGGTGGATCAATGCAGGACATGAGGAAGATGAGCTGAAACCATTTGTGGAACCAGCCCTGGATATCACCGACCAAAAGAGAATAG ATATTATGGTGGGAATGGGATATTCACAAGAAGAAATTCAAGAATCTCTTAGTAAACTTAAATATGATGAAATCACAGCCACATATTTATTGTTGGGAAGAAAATCTTCAGAG cTGGATGCTAGTGATTCCAGTTCTAGCAGCAATCTTTCACTTGCTAAGGTTAGGCCAAGCAGTGACCTCAACAACAGTACTGGCCAGTCTCCTCACCACAAAGTTCAGAGAAGTATCTCTTCCAGCCAGAAGCAGAGGCGTTACAGTGACCACG CTGGACCAGCCATTCCTTCAGTTGTGGCATATCCAAAAAGGAGTCAGACCAGCACTGTTGATGGTGACCTCAAAGAAGATGGAATTCCCTCCCGAAAATCATCCAGCAGTACTGCTGCAGGAAAGGGAATTGCTCCAGCTAGCCCCATGCTTGGGAATGCGAGTAATCCTAACAAGGCAGATATTCCTGAACGAAAGAAAAGCTCTACTGTCCCTAGT AGCAACACTGCATCTGGTGGGATGACCCGACGGAATACTTATGTGTGCAGTGAGAGGACTGCAGCTGACAGGCACTCGGTGATTCAGAATGGCAAAGAAAACAG CCTGACAGAAATGTTCGCTTACGCAGCTAGCCCTGCCTCAATTTGTACCACATCTTCTACCTGTCGGCTGAGACATCAGAAGTCGATGTCCATGTCAGCCTCTGGCCACCCCAAGATGACAGTAGACAGTGAAGGAGATAACCTCAAGGCTAT CACTATTCCTGATCAGAGGACTCCGGTTGCTTCAACTCACAGTATTAGCAGTGCAGCCACCCCGGATCGAATCCGCTTCCCAAGAGGCTCTGCCAGCCGAAGCACTTTTCACGGGCAGCCCCGGGAACGGCGAACTGCAACTTACAATGGCCCCCCTGCCTCGCCGAGCCTGTCTCATGAAGCCACACCACTGTCACAGTCTCGAAGCCGAGGCTCCACTAATCTTTTCAGTAAATTGACTTCAAAACTCACACGGAG AAACATGTCATTCAGGTTTATCAAAAG GCTTCCAACTGAATATGAGAGGAACGGGAGATATGAGGGCTCAAG TCGCAATGTAGCTGCCGAGCAAAAGGATGAGAATAAGGAAGCCAAGCCTCGGTCTCTGCGCTTCACCTGGAGCATGAAAACCACAAGTTCCATGGACCCCGGTGACATGATGCGGGAAATCCGCAAAGTGCTGGACGCCAATAACTGCGACTACGAGCAGAGGGAGCGCTTCTTGCTCTTCTGCGTCCACGGCGACGGGCACGCAGAGAACCTCGTGCAGTGGGAGATGGAGGTTTGCAAGCTGCCAAGACTGTCTCTGAACGGAGTCCGGTTTAAGCGGATATCAGGGACATCCATAGCTTTCAAAAACATTGCTTCCAAGATTGCCAATGAGCTAAAGCTGTAA